A single Pseudobdellovibrionaceae bacterium DNA region contains:
- a CDS encoding twitch domain-containing radical SAM protein, translating to MAEVDSARNESGEELRPEAISPTFCILPWIHLSTRPNGHLRLCCTANASSVGATQDKKYGGEVGILKNENGRPANLNETDLLSAWNNQYMRDVRQMMLRGDIPASCLKCFKEEEAGHRSKRNWETEYWSKRVSLRSLIESTSPEGSVPPTITYVDLRLGTKCNLKCVMCSPHDSSLWVSDWNKLYPQIENPELKDLMQWRNKGKVDGATYNWHVDNKEFWNQLYDQLPNLRQLYFAGGEATIIEEHFTLLEECIRRGHAKHIELRYNSNGIEIPDRLLDLWSHFQRVRFHFSIDSIGEMNDYIRYPSKWSDIEAQLRRLDATPDNIEVTVACAIQVLNIYYLPDFIKWKLAQGYRKINPWPLGAGLVNVHLVYHPAHLNIKVLPPEFKEKVARKYEEFYGWLEERFVGDKDFFESQYGISRLKGLVRFMMAEDWSRRMPQLREYIRLMDSIRGTDFARVFPEMAEIMDDAN from the coding sequence ATGGCTGAGGTGGACTCGGCTCGAAACGAGAGCGGCGAGGAGTTGCGACCCGAAGCCATTAGCCCCACATTTTGCATTCTGCCTTGGATTCACTTGAGTACCCGACCAAATGGGCACCTTCGGCTCTGTTGTACGGCGAACGCCTCCTCGGTCGGAGCAACTCAGGATAAAAAGTATGGCGGTGAAGTTGGAATTCTAAAAAATGAGAATGGTCGACCGGCAAACTTGAATGAAACAGACTTGCTCAGTGCATGGAACAATCAGTATATGCGAGACGTCCGGCAAATGATGTTGCGTGGAGATATCCCGGCCTCCTGTCTCAAATGTTTTAAGGAGGAAGAGGCGGGCCATCGCTCGAAAAGAAACTGGGAGACGGAATACTGGAGCAAAAGAGTGAGTTTGCGAAGCCTGATTGAGTCCACGTCTCCGGAGGGCAGTGTGCCACCAACCATTACTTACGTTGACCTGAGATTAGGCACTAAGTGTAATCTCAAGTGTGTGATGTGTTCCCCTCATGACAGTTCTCTGTGGGTGAGCGATTGGAATAAACTCTATCCGCAGATTGAAAATCCTGAGTTAAAGGATCTGATGCAGTGGCGGAATAAGGGCAAGGTGGATGGGGCGACTTACAATTGGCATGTGGACAACAAGGAGTTTTGGAATCAGCTCTACGACCAATTGCCCAACTTGCGTCAGCTCTATTTTGCCGGTGGTGAAGCCACAATTATTGAGGAACACTTTACCCTTCTCGAGGAGTGCATTCGCCGCGGTCACGCCAAACACATTGAACTAAGGTATAATAGTAACGGCATTGAGATTCCTGATCGGCTCCTTGATCTTTGGAGTCATTTTCAAAGAGTTCGCTTTCACTTTAGCATCGATAGCATTGGTGAGATGAACGACTACATTCGCTATCCAAGCAAATGGTCCGATATTGAAGCTCAGCTACGACGGTTGGACGCTACCCCGGATAACATTGAAGTGACTGTTGCCTGTGCCATTCAGGTCCTTAATATTTACTATTTGCCGGACTTCATTAAATGGAAACTGGCGCAGGGCTACCGCAAAATCAACCCATGGCCCCTTGGCGCCGGATTAGTAAATGTTCACCTTGTCTATCATCCAGCTCACCTGAACATCAAAGTTCTGCCTCCGGAGTTCAAAGAAAAAGTTGCACGCAAGTACGAGGAGTTTTACGGCTGGCTGGAAGAACGGTTTGTTGGCGATAAGGACTTTTTTGAAAGCCAGTATGGGATATCTCGCCTCAAGGGGCTCGTGCGCTTTATGATGGCCGAAGACTGGTCGCGAAGGATGCCTCAATTGAGGGAATACATCCGACTCATGGACAGCATTAGGGGTACGGACTTTGCGAGAGTGTTTCCTGAGATGGCAGAAATAATGGATGATGCAAACTAA
- a CDS encoding glycosyltransferase family 2 protein, producing MSHLQIEKTERWYLLPVSTGCGYHCDFCPQLGMKTEGKELAGELARARLGEYDRIAINCNVLFESGGQELIRRIQEEGWPIVIRVSETLAPADFNRLSHLVNPNKVTLEYIFSNWSPEVEARVGELEQVWKICQYTWVVNRNGGLLGPFEALPKSRWGKLRFYFPYKQSPGDRYYSAAEVARVLEDLSLRFPGLNILPPEHYEIHHPESDPGRDMDPAVEPSFKYKTSMRSARVSYVIPTFNNVTHLLTTLKNLVRQKTDHLFEVIVVDDGSSDGTESRVTNWIKQQKLECGFAYIYLPRPSRRKMGDSQFRAGIARNLGVKWAEGEILCFLDSDILVPPTYTDHLVEAHQGYDLIQPRRIQVQKRFSNGGHLYEDLIPGEHTQEKKNGYWEVFQSQTADWNQIHLRWRYVSTFCLSIKSDHFKRLGWFRRTFLAYGFEDTDLGLRAARSGLKFYLSPVKVFHLHHPLMRSEYFHSAFFKDLLLSRSVRTFFLNNLDYDIFKALEIYFDRKLLKNKWKDKVRGRLQIDSARRWNQYLLGREES from the coding sequence TTGTCCCATTTACAGATTGAGAAAACCGAGCGCTGGTATCTTTTGCCCGTTTCAACGGGCTGTGGGTACCATTGTGATTTTTGTCCTCAGCTAGGGATGAAGACTGAGGGCAAAGAGCTTGCAGGTGAACTGGCGAGGGCTCGCCTCGGTGAGTATGATCGAATTGCCATTAACTGCAATGTGCTGTTTGAGTCCGGTGGCCAAGAGTTGATTCGTAGGATCCAAGAAGAGGGGTGGCCAATTGTCATCCGCGTGAGCGAGACTTTGGCACCAGCAGATTTCAATCGCCTTTCTCATTTAGTCAACCCCAACAAGGTGACATTGGAGTACATTTTCTCCAACTGGAGTCCGGAAGTCGAGGCCAGGGTCGGAGAGTTGGAGCAGGTATGGAAGATCTGTCAATATACTTGGGTTGTGAACCGCAATGGCGGATTGTTAGGGCCATTTGAAGCTCTGCCTAAGAGCAGATGGGGAAAACTCCGTTTTTATTTTCCTTATAAGCAGAGTCCTGGTGATCGATACTACTCGGCTGCTGAAGTGGCCAGGGTCCTAGAGGATCTGTCACTTCGCTTCCCGGGCCTTAATATCCTTCCACCGGAGCACTACGAAATTCATCACCCTGAAAGTGATCCTGGGCGGGACATGGACCCAGCCGTAGAGCCTAGTTTTAAGTATAAGACATCGATGCGGTCGGCACGAGTGAGCTATGTCATACCGACCTTCAACAATGTGACCCATTTGCTGACGACCCTGAAGAATCTCGTGCGGCAAAAAACAGATCACCTATTCGAGGTTATCGTTGTCGATGACGGAAGCTCCGATGGCACGGAGTCGAGAGTTACCAATTGGATTAAACAGCAGAAGCTTGAGTGCGGATTTGCCTATATCTATTTGCCCCGCCCAAGCCGCCGAAAAATGGGCGATAGCCAATTTCGTGCGGGTATTGCCCGAAACCTCGGGGTCAAGTGGGCCGAAGGGGAAATCTTGTGTTTTCTGGACTCAGACATTCTTGTCCCCCCGACATATACCGATCACTTGGTAGAGGCTCATCAAGGTTACGATCTCATTCAGCCAAGAAGGATTCAGGTTCAGAAGAGGTTTTCTAACGGTGGGCATTTGTATGAGGATCTTATTCCCGGTGAGCACACCCAGGAAAAGAAGAATGGATATTGGGAGGTGTTTCAGTCCCAAACAGCCGACTGGAACCAAATTCATTTGCGCTGGCGGTATGTCTCAACTTTTTGTCTTTCAATTAAATCCGATCATTTCAAGCGGTTGGGTTGGTTCCGGCGCACATTTTTGGCCTATGGCTTTGAGGATACTGATTTGGGTTTGAGAGCGGCGAGATCGGGACTGAAGTTTTATCTTAGCCCCGTCAAAGTATTTCACCTTCATCATCCATTAATGAGAAGTGAGTATTTTCATAGTGCTTTTTTTAAGGATCTCCTGCTGTCTAGGTCGGTAAGGACGTTTTTTTTAAACAACCTCGATTATGACATTTTTAAGGCTCTTGAAATCTATTTTGACAGAAAGCTGCTGAAGAATAAGTGGAAGGACAAGGTGCGTGGAAGACTACAAATCGATTCTGCCCGCAGATGGAATCAATACCTACTCGGCCGCGAGGAGTCTTGA